The Pongo abelii isolate AG06213 chromosome 19, NHGRI_mPonAbe1-v2.0_pri, whole genome shotgun sequence genome includes the window CCACGGCAGCCACTGCCCGCCCTGCCCTAGGCATCCCTCCCTGCGGCCCCACAGGGACATGAAGATAGCAGCATGGCGGCAGGCTCCCTGTGCAGTGTGCTTCCTGCCAGGAAACTCGTCGGCCTTCCGCTGGCATCACACATCCCTGACCCTCCCTGAGGGTCCTCCCAGGTTTCCCAGGCCGGGGGCAAGGGGCAGAGCAGCAGGAGACAGGAGTGGTGATCCACCAGGCAAGGTGCTGGGCTGGTGAAGGCAACCTCTGGGATCCCTGTCCTGGCTGGGGCCAGGAATGGGAGAGGCTCGGGGGGATGCTGGGGCAGAGCCCGGGAGCTGGAGGGGAAGCAGGCGGGGAGAGAGCAGAGCCCCGCTGAAGGGAGACACACTGAGCCCTGGGCACAGGTGGGGCAGGCTTTGAGTCCTCCTTGGCCAGGAGACTCCCAGGAGGGATGGCAAGAAGGCAGGGGTGGGCCACCAGGAGCCTGCAGAGCCCGTCCACATCTGCCAGGCACCGCCTGTATGACAGGCCAGCTCCCAGTGTGGTTGAGGTCCCAGGTCCCTCCGGCGCCCAGCAATGCCCAGGTCCCAGACAGGACAGGTTGCGGCCTCCCTCTCACCAGCAGGACCTGCTGGGCATCTGAGCTGCCTGGGGTGTTACAGGTGAGCCAGTAGTGGCGGGTGGGAGGTGACGTGTCATGGGTGAACCAGCGGTGGTGGGTGGGAGGTGTTGAGCCAGTCCTGGGCAGCGTATGGCTGGATGGGAGGTGTCCCAGGCCATACTTTGAAAAGGACAAATGGACTGGGTCGCTGCCCTGGAGCTCATAACACGTACCTGGCTGTGCCCCCCGCTCCCCCCACACCCCgctccccacccctccacccccctgctcccccccactccccacccccccacccctccaCGACCCCCCCGCCTCCCCCTACatcctccccgctccccccatcCCCCCCAACTCCCCCCGGCTCCCGCCCACTCCCCCCACACCCCCCCACTGCCTCCGCTCCTCTCAATCTACCCCACCCCCGCCGCTTCCCCCCACTCCCCCCATCCCCCTGCTCTCCCCCCACTccctactccccacccccacccccgcccaggCAAGCCTCAGGGGTAGTGGCTGTGACTGCAGGAGCAGAGCCAGAACAGCTGGCGGAGACCAAACCTGGTCATCCTTCGCAGGCTGTGTGGCCATGGGCAAGTCACTCTACCTCTCTGGGTCCTGGTCTCCACATTTTCAGAGTAGGGGCAGTTTCTCTGTGCCCTGAAAGTGGCTGGGAGTCTAGGCCAGGGGACAGCTCAGGGCAAGTTCTCAAGGGCCCCAGAAGCATCTGGGGTGCAGGGGAGGCTCCAGGATCCCCAGTTTCCCACCTTTAAATGAAGTGACTCGAGACCCTCTGAGATGAAGGGACCCTGGACGTTGATCATTTTGACCTCCCATCTCTAGGAGCACGTCCAGAGTCTGCCATTCCttccagaaaggaaaaagaagaactcACACCCAGGTCtcccagggaggtgggggtggggtcgGGCAGCAGCCAGGAAACACGAGAATGTTCGTCATGGTGGGCAGGTGCTGCACGGGCGGCCGGGCAGGGTGAGTCCATGGTCAGCACCAGCAGCGAGCTGTcatctccctgtgcctcagttcccttctctgtaaaacagaactctgcaccccccccccccccaccccatgccGAGGTGCTGGGCAAAGCTGCGAAGGTGCTGGTGCCCGGCCACCCTCAGTCAAGGTGGCAAGAACTCCTCGGTGAGTGGACGTGGCCCCACAGGGATGTAAGGGATGAGGCAGAACCCAGGGCTCCCCAAGTTCCAGGTCCACGCTCCCCTGCACACGGGCCCACCGCCGCCCtttccagagagaaaaagaaatttctgtctAAAGCCAGTCAGAATGCCCCCAGACTCCACACTGGTGACGTCCAAATCTCCCCAGACACCAGTGTGACCTCAGTCCTTTCTCCCAGCCGGTTCGCTCAGCCCTTGCTCCCTGCCGGCCTGCAGGTCCTGGTCCTTCTGCCACAGGCTAGCAGGCGCCCCACAGCCGGATGGCGGCTCAGACAGAGACTGGGGTGCTGGATCTCCTGGGAGGAACGTCACAGCCACACCCTCCGCCGGGCTGGGGACAGCTGCCCACGGGCCGGgccaggccagtgctgggattatgtcTGGGGCCACCCAACAAAGGACCACAAATGGGGCAGCTgcaaacaacagaagtttattctctCTCGGTCCTGGTGGCCGGAAgagaatcaaaatcaaaatcaagctGTCGGCAGGACTGTCCTCTCTCTGCAGGCTGCAGGGCAGGTTCTTCCCGCCTCTTCTGGCGTTTGGTGGCCCCAGGCGTCCCGTGGACATGGCCTGTCTCGCCTCCCTCTCAAATCTCCCCCGACCTCCGTCTTCTAAGAGCCTTTGTCTCTGGACAAAGACCCTTTTCCCAAATAAGTCTGTCGTGTTCACAGGCTCCAGGTGGACCGATCATTTGGGGGCCGCCACTGTGCCCACTGCAGTGGAGTCGGGGACAGGGCCACTCATGGCCATGAGGCCACAAACGGGTGTGGGGTCTGAGAGCAGCAGGCAGGTCACCCAACACCAGACGGGAAAGCCCAAGCAGGGGTGGCCGAGAGAGCTTGGAGGGCAATCGGGTGAAACGCCTGCCCTCAGAAGAAGAGATGGGACATGGCACTCGGTGGGGCCTCACCCGCGGCCTCTGGTTCTCCCCGTGCCTTGGCGCCACCCCCGCTCCATCCTGTCCCTTCACTCCCCTGTGGGAGAGGGTTTTCCCACAATGGCCTGGACAGGGAGGGCTTGGGAGGTGGGTGACCCGCCCGGTGTGCCCAGCTGGAACTGGCCAACTTGGGCCCAGGTCCATGTGAGTCCCGGGCCCCGCTGCCTCCTGAGACCAGGGAGCGTTTCCCTCTCTGGCGATGAGCACGGGAGCTCCTGGCAGGATGGCGACCGTCCGGCAGGCCCGGAGAGGAGGCAGCTGCTGCATCCTCGGCGCTGGCTCTCAGGGATGGCTGGGCTGTTAGGCCCGAGCTAGACCTGCTGCTGCCGTGTGGAGAAGAGGTGGCCCCAGGAGCCCACTGTCTCAGGTGTGGGCCATCTCCATGCCTGTGCCTGTCCTCATCACATACCAGGCAGTCCCCACCAGCACCCACATCCTCACCAGGGCTCTGCACGGCCCCTCCTCTGGTCCCCACCCATGTGTCAGCTCCTCATAGTTCCAGGGGGCCAGCCGGCATCCCCGGGGCCCAAGCCCTTGGAGGATGTGGTCTGGGAGGATGGGACAGACACCTCTTCCCCAGGCCTGCCTCTGATGTGTCACCCAAACCTTTCAACTTTGCACctcaggtttatttatttatttatttttatttttttgagacagactcgctctgtcgcccaggctgcaggctgtggggtgtggcgtgatcttggctcactgcaacctctgcctctcaggttcaagccattctcctgcctcagcctcctgagtagctgggattacaggtgcgtggcaccacacccagctaatttttgtatttttagtagagatggggtttcaccacgttggccaggctggccttgaactccggacctcaagtgatccacccacctcagccgcccaaagt containing:
- the LOC129051179 gene encoding uncharacterized protein LOC129051179, which gives rise to MATQPAKDDQGGGGVGSGVWGERGAQPGTCYELQGSDPVHLSFSKYGLGHLPSSHTLPRTGSTPPTHHRWFTHDTSPPTRHYWLTCNTPGSSDAQQVLLVRGRPQPVLSGTWALLGAGGTWDLNHTGSWPVIQAVPGRCGRALQAPGGPPLPSCHPSWESPGQGGLKACPTCAQGSVCLPSAGLCSLPACFPSSSRALPQHPPEPLPFLAPARTGIPEVAFTSPAPCLVDHHSCLLLLCPLPPAWETWEDPQGGSGMCDASGRPTSFLAGSTLHREPAAMLLSSCPCGAAGRDA